A portion of the Manihot esculenta cultivar AM560-2 chromosome 2, M.esculenta_v8, whole genome shotgun sequence genome contains these proteins:
- the LOC110603081 gene encoding vacuolar iron transporter homolog 1: protein MLSSSVHTIYTTHSTCPGCVSTFLPHSPISTMIISPQKSQTCAEEADDGNYQSPKMLQRAQWLRAALLGASDGVLSTTSLMLGVGASEEDGRSMVLSGLAGALAGACSMAVGEFVSVSTQRDIEKATVSCRSSKNVGHNGFVMKLDIASTPPCIEEETRLGQTKLAMTPLENIQRSELICPSIEKVSPSNLPSAVTPGRSPVMRVLKEDARGSSGTSLDDNGGEVLIANPYKAAAASALAFMCGSCVPLLPAILVTQKVAKMVVIAVATSIALAIFGSLGAYLGGSAVKISALRVMVGGWIAMAITYGLLKPFDSDDKGSKATE, encoded by the coding sequence ATGTTGTCCTCATCAGTCCATACCATATATACAACTCACTCCACGTGCCCTGGGTGTGTCTCCACCTTTTTGCCACACTCCCCCATCTCCACCATGATCATTTCCCCTCAAAAATCTCAAACTTGTGCTGAAGAGGCTGATGATGGTAACTATCAAAGTCCCAAGATGCTGCAACGAGCTCAATGGCTTCGAGCAGCCCTTCTAGGAGCTAGTGACGGCGTGCTCTCCACTACATCACTAATGCTTGGTGTAGGTGCATCAGAGGAAGATGGACGATCCATGGTACTATCTGGACTAGCTGGAGCTCTTGCAGGTGCCTGTAGTATGGCTGTTGGGGAGTTTGTTTCTGTCTCAACCCAAAGAGATATTGAAAAGGCTACTGTTTCTTGCCGTAGTTCCAAAAATGTTGGGCATAATGGCTTTGTGATGAAGCTTGACATCGCTTCCACTCCGCCTTGCATTGAGGAAGAAACCAGGCTTGGTCAGACTAAGTTAGCTATGACTCCCTTGGAAAATATCCAGCGCAGCGAGCTCATTTGTCCGTCGATAGAGAAAGTGTCGCCTAGTAATTTGCCTTCTGCTGTGACTCCTGGGAGGTCGCCTGTGATGAGAGTTCTTAAAGAAGATGCAAGGGGAAGTTCTGGTACCTCACTTGATGATAACGGAGGGGAGGTGCTGATCGCAAACCCCTACAAGGCTGCAGCTGCCTCAGCTTTGGCTTTTATGTGTGGGTCTTGTGTGCCATTGTTGCCTGCCATTCTTGTTACTCAAAAAGTTGCCAAGATGGTGGTGATCGCAGTGGCGACATCAATAGCATTGGCTATTTTTGGCAGCTTAGGAGCTTATCTCGGTGGTTCAGCAGTTAAGATTTCTGCACTAAGAGTCATGGTCGGTGGTTGGATTGCCATGGCAATTACATATGGCTTGCTTAAGCCTTTTGACAGTGACGACAAGGGCAGCAAAGCCACAGAATGA
- the LOC110609694 gene encoding protein FAR1-RELATED SEQUENCE 5 isoform X2 yields the protein MELEPLSMTNEVIEFDMMGLGDDNVAIHQHPDHQHMEDEDEDEGGEKQQGLLHNSHNSTASELHIPQGDTNLEPYEGMEFESEEAAKAFYNSYARRVGFSTRVSMSRRSRRDGAIIQRSFVCAKEGFRVDKDKTARPDTRVKRPRAETRVGCKAMLVVKIRDSGRWVVSTFLKEHNHELVPPDKVHCLRSHRHVSGSAKSLIDTLQGAGIGPSGIMSALVKEYGGISNVGFTERDCRNYMRSSRQRALGGDTQLLLDYLRNKQAENPEFFYAVQGDEDQCMSNIFWADPKARTNYTYFGDTVTFDTTYRSNRYRLPFAPFTGVNHHGQPLLFGCALLINESEGSFIWLFKTWLMAMSGRPPVSITTDHDRVIRLAVTQVFPETRHRFCKWHIFKECQEKLSHVFSEHHSFEAELHKCVNLTESIEEFESCWVSLIDRYHLREHEWLQAVYADRRQWVPAYLRDAFFAEMSTMQRSDGINSYFDGYINASTTLQFFVKQYEKALESRYEKEIKADYDTINTTPVLKTPSPMERQASEMYTRKLFMKFQEELVETLTFLATKAENEVATAIYRVTKFEDNRKAYYVNFNVHEVKATCSCQMFEFSGLLCRHILTVFRVTNVLTLPPSYVLKRWTRNAKSGVILEEHTNALHSSSQESLTRRYNSLRREALKYVDEGTKSFEIYNVAMDALQEAANKVALAKKTGGKVTIANGASIKDHPNQGRQANNTYGTQQWSLEQSASMVSSLSNTPINCLYF from the exons atggagtTGGAACCACTCAGCATGACAAATGAAGTTATTGAGTTTGACATGATGGGTTTGGGAGATGATAATGTGGCCATCCACCAACACCCTGATCATCAACATATGGAAGATGAAGACGAAGATGAAGGAGGAGAAAAACAACAAGGCCTACTCCACAATTCCCATAATTCTACTGCTTCTGAGCTTCATATCCCTCAAGGGGACACTAATCTTGAGCCTTACGAAGGAATGGAATTTGAATCTGAGGAGGCTGCTAAGGCCTTCTATAATTCTTATGCTCGCCGTGTTGGCTTCAGCACCCGTGTCAGCATGTCTCGTCGCTCTAGGCGCGATGGTGCCATTATTCAGCGTTCTTTTGTTTGTGCCAAAGAGGGTTTTCGAGTTGACAAGGACAAGACTGCACGCCCTGATACTCGCGTCAAACGCCCCCGTGCTGAAACTCGTGTTGGTTGTAAGGCCATGTTGGTTGTTAAAATTCGAGATTCTGGCAGATGGGTTGTTTCTACGTTTCTCAAGGAACACAATCATGAGCTTGTCCCTCCTGACAAGGTACATTGTCTCCGTTCTCACCGCCATGTCTCTGGCTCTGCCAAGTCCTTGATTGATACCTTGCAGGGTGCTGGGATTGGTCCAAGTGGAATCATGTCTGCACTCGTCAAAGAATATGGTGGAATTAGCAACGTAGGCTTCACGGAGCGTGACTGTAGGAATTACATGAGGAGCAGCCGCCAGAGAGCCCTTGGAGGTGACACTCAGCTCCTTTTAGACTACCTGCGCAACAAGCAGGCTGAAAATCCTGAATTTTTCTATGCTGTGCAGGGTGATGAAGATCAGTGTATGAGCAACATCTTCTGGGCTGATCCAAAGGCAAGGACTAACTACACCTACTTTGGTGACACTGTTACCTTTGACACTACTTACAGGTCAAACCGCTATCGGTTGCCCTTTGCCCCTTTCACTGGAGTTAACCATCATGGGCAGCCTTTATTGTTCGGTTGTGCCCTCCTAATTAATGAATCTGAGGGTTCTTTTATTTGGCTTTTTAAAACATGGCTTATGGCAATGTCTGGGCGGCCTCCTGTTTCAATTACTACTGATCATGATAGGGTGATTCGTCTAGCTGTTACCCAGGTTTTTCCTGAAACCCGTCACCGTTTCTGTAAATGGCATATCTTTAAGGAATGCCAGGAGAAATTGTCCCACGTATTTTCTGAGCATCACAGTTTTGAAGCAGAGCTCCACAAATGTGTCAACCTCACAGAGTCAATTGAAGAGTTTGAATCCTGTTGGGTGTCTTTAATTGATAGATATCATCTCAGGGAGCATGAGTGGCTGCAAGCAGTTTATGCAGATCGGCGACAGTGGGTCCCAGCATACTTGAGGGATGCATTCTTTGCTGAAATGTCTACAATGCAACGTAGCGATGGCATCAATTCTTACTTTGATGGATATATCAATGCCTCAACAACCCTACAGTTCTTTGTGAAACAATATGAAAAGGCTCTAGAAAGTCGCTATGAGAAAGAAATCAAGGCAGATTATGATACAATAAACACTACTCCAGTTCTCAAGACCCCTTCACCAATGGAGAGACAAGCATCTGAAATGTACACAAGGAAATTGTTCATGAAATTTCAAGAGGAGTTGGTCGAAACTTTAACTTTCTTGGCAACCAAAGCTGAGAATGAGGTGGCAACCGCCATTTATCGAGTTACCAAGTTTGAAGACAATCGTAAAGCTTACTATGTTAATTTTAATGTTCATGAGGTGAAAGCAACTTGTAGCTGTCAGATGTTCGAGTTCTCTGGCCTTCTTTGCAGACATATATTAACGGTTTTTAGGGTGACAAATGTTCTTACACTACCTCCTAGCTATGTTCTGAAACGATGGACAAGAAATGCTAAGAGTGGTGTAATATTGGAGGAACACACTAATGCTTTGCACAGTAGTTCACAAGAATCTCTTACGCGCAGATACAATAGTCTTCGCCGTGAAGCCCTCAAGTATGTTGATGAGGGAACTAAGAGTTTTGAAATTTACAATGTCGCAATGGATGCTTTACAAGAGGCAGCAAATAAAGTGGCTCTTGCAAAAAAGACTGGTGGGAAAGTTACAATTGCAAATGGAGCCAGTATAAAAGATCATCCCAATCAGGGAAGACAAGCAAATAATACCTATGGAACTCAGCAATGGAGTCTAGAACAGTCTGCTTCTATGGTCAGTAGTTTATCCAATAC TCCCATCAACTGTCTATATTTTTGA
- the LOC110609694 gene encoding protein FAR1-RELATED SEQUENCE 5 isoform X1, with product MELEPLSMTNEVIEFDMMGLGDDNVAIHQHPDHQHMEDEDEDEGGEKQQGLLHNSHNSTASELHIPQGDTNLEPYEGMEFESEEAAKAFYNSYARRVGFSTRVSMSRRSRRDGAIIQRSFVCAKEGFRVDKDKTARPDTRVKRPRAETRVGCKAMLVVKIRDSGRWVVSTFLKEHNHELVPPDKVHCLRSHRHVSGSAKSLIDTLQGAGIGPSGIMSALVKEYGGISNVGFTERDCRNYMRSSRQRALGGDTQLLLDYLRNKQAENPEFFYAVQGDEDQCMSNIFWADPKARTNYTYFGDTVTFDTTYRSNRYRLPFAPFTGVNHHGQPLLFGCALLINESEGSFIWLFKTWLMAMSGRPPVSITTDHDRVIRLAVTQVFPETRHRFCKWHIFKECQEKLSHVFSEHHSFEAELHKCVNLTESIEEFESCWVSLIDRYHLREHEWLQAVYADRRQWVPAYLRDAFFAEMSTMQRSDGINSYFDGYINASTTLQFFVKQYEKALESRYEKEIKADYDTINTTPVLKTPSPMERQASEMYTRKLFMKFQEELVETLTFLATKAENEVATAIYRVTKFEDNRKAYYVNFNVHEVKATCSCQMFEFSGLLCRHILTVFRVTNVLTLPPSYVLKRWTRNAKSGVILEEHTNALHSSSQESLTRRYNSLRREALKYVDEGTKSFEIYNVAMDALQEAANKVALAKKTGGKVTIANGASIKDHPNQGRQANNTYGTQQWSLEQSASMDDQDKKIQKLQRKLERSRRKCEVYRTNLLSVLKDIEDQKLQLTVKVKNIKLGMKE from the exons atggagtTGGAACCACTCAGCATGACAAATGAAGTTATTGAGTTTGACATGATGGGTTTGGGAGATGATAATGTGGCCATCCACCAACACCCTGATCATCAACATATGGAAGATGAAGACGAAGATGAAGGAGGAGAAAAACAACAAGGCCTACTCCACAATTCCCATAATTCTACTGCTTCTGAGCTTCATATCCCTCAAGGGGACACTAATCTTGAGCCTTACGAAGGAATGGAATTTGAATCTGAGGAGGCTGCTAAGGCCTTCTATAATTCTTATGCTCGCCGTGTTGGCTTCAGCACCCGTGTCAGCATGTCTCGTCGCTCTAGGCGCGATGGTGCCATTATTCAGCGTTCTTTTGTTTGTGCCAAAGAGGGTTTTCGAGTTGACAAGGACAAGACTGCACGCCCTGATACTCGCGTCAAACGCCCCCGTGCTGAAACTCGTGTTGGTTGTAAGGCCATGTTGGTTGTTAAAATTCGAGATTCTGGCAGATGGGTTGTTTCTACGTTTCTCAAGGAACACAATCATGAGCTTGTCCCTCCTGACAAGGTACATTGTCTCCGTTCTCACCGCCATGTCTCTGGCTCTGCCAAGTCCTTGATTGATACCTTGCAGGGTGCTGGGATTGGTCCAAGTGGAATCATGTCTGCACTCGTCAAAGAATATGGTGGAATTAGCAACGTAGGCTTCACGGAGCGTGACTGTAGGAATTACATGAGGAGCAGCCGCCAGAGAGCCCTTGGAGGTGACACTCAGCTCCTTTTAGACTACCTGCGCAACAAGCAGGCTGAAAATCCTGAATTTTTCTATGCTGTGCAGGGTGATGAAGATCAGTGTATGAGCAACATCTTCTGGGCTGATCCAAAGGCAAGGACTAACTACACCTACTTTGGTGACACTGTTACCTTTGACACTACTTACAGGTCAAACCGCTATCGGTTGCCCTTTGCCCCTTTCACTGGAGTTAACCATCATGGGCAGCCTTTATTGTTCGGTTGTGCCCTCCTAATTAATGAATCTGAGGGTTCTTTTATTTGGCTTTTTAAAACATGGCTTATGGCAATGTCTGGGCGGCCTCCTGTTTCAATTACTACTGATCATGATAGGGTGATTCGTCTAGCTGTTACCCAGGTTTTTCCTGAAACCCGTCACCGTTTCTGTAAATGGCATATCTTTAAGGAATGCCAGGAGAAATTGTCCCACGTATTTTCTGAGCATCACAGTTTTGAAGCAGAGCTCCACAAATGTGTCAACCTCACAGAGTCAATTGAAGAGTTTGAATCCTGTTGGGTGTCTTTAATTGATAGATATCATCTCAGGGAGCATGAGTGGCTGCAAGCAGTTTATGCAGATCGGCGACAGTGGGTCCCAGCATACTTGAGGGATGCATTCTTTGCTGAAATGTCTACAATGCAACGTAGCGATGGCATCAATTCTTACTTTGATGGATATATCAATGCCTCAACAACCCTACAGTTCTTTGTGAAACAATATGAAAAGGCTCTAGAAAGTCGCTATGAGAAAGAAATCAAGGCAGATTATGATACAATAAACACTACTCCAGTTCTCAAGACCCCTTCACCAATGGAGAGACAAGCATCTGAAATGTACACAAGGAAATTGTTCATGAAATTTCAAGAGGAGTTGGTCGAAACTTTAACTTTCTTGGCAACCAAAGCTGAGAATGAGGTGGCAACCGCCATTTATCGAGTTACCAAGTTTGAAGACAATCGTAAAGCTTACTATGTTAATTTTAATGTTCATGAGGTGAAAGCAACTTGTAGCTGTCAGATGTTCGAGTTCTCTGGCCTTCTTTGCAGACATATATTAACGGTTTTTAGGGTGACAAATGTTCTTACACTACCTCCTAGCTATGTTCTGAAACGATGGACAAGAAATGCTAAGAGTGGTGTAATATTGGAGGAACACACTAATGCTTTGCACAGTAGTTCACAAGAATCTCTTACGCGCAGATACAATAGTCTTCGCCGTGAAGCCCTCAAGTATGTTGATGAGGGAACTAAGAGTTTTGAAATTTACAATGTCGCAATGGATGCTTTACAAGAGGCAGCAAATAAAGTGGCTCTTGCAAAAAAGACTGGTGGGAAAGTTACAATTGCAAATGGAGCCAGTATAAAAGATCATCCCAATCAGGGAAGACAAGCAAATAATACCTATGGAACTCAGCAATGGAGTCTAGAACAGTCTGCTTCTATG GATGATCAGGACAAGAAAATTCAAAAACTACAGCGTAAGCTGGAGCGTTCAAGGCGAAAGTGTGAAGTGTATCGGACAAACTTGCTTTCTGTTTTGAAAGATATTGAGGATCAGAAATTACAATTGACAGTTAAAGTTAAAAACATCAAGTTAGGGATGAAGGAGTAA